A DNA window from Pseudomonas sp. B21-056 contains the following coding sequences:
- a CDS encoding NAD-dependent epimerase/dehydratase family protein: MSAPSVLIAGCGDIGGRLASQLLAAQWQVYGMRRSVSSLPAGVIGVAGDLFSAQCPAAWPTGPLDYLVYSAAATEHDEAGYRAAYIEGLQHVLGWLKQHGQQPKRLLFVSSSSVYGQKAGEWIDETSPTEADGFSGRLMLEAEQVALDSGIPASRVRLTGIYGPGREWLLSQVRQGYRVVVDPPLYANRIHADDAAGLLAFLLEADRQGKTLDDCYIGVDNAPAALAEVVGWLREYMGVTDWAEDASVRRAGSKRCSNARAKALGWTPRYPSFREGYAAILEGRC; this comes from the coding sequence ATGTCCGCGCCTTCTGTTTTGATCGCCGGTTGCGGTGATATCGGCGGCCGTCTCGCCAGCCAGTTGCTGGCGGCGCAATGGCAGGTTTATGGCATGCGGCGCTCGGTTTCGAGCCTGCCGGCGGGCGTTATCGGGGTGGCGGGGGATTTGTTCAGCGCGCAATGCCCAGCCGCCTGGCCGACCGGGCCACTGGACTACCTGGTGTACAGCGCCGCTGCCACCGAGCACGACGAAGCGGGTTATCGTGCGGCGTACATAGAAGGGTTACAGCATGTGTTGGGCTGGCTGAAGCAGCATGGCCAGCAGCCCAAGCGGTTGCTGTTTGTGTCCAGCAGCAGCGTTTACGGGCAGAAGGCAGGGGAGTGGATCGATGAAACATCGCCCACCGAAGCCGATGGCTTTTCCGGTCGGCTGATGCTCGAAGCCGAGCAAGTGGCCCTCGACAGCGGCATCCCGGCCAGCCGCGTGCGCCTGACGGGCATCTACGGCCCGGGCCGCGAATGGCTATTGAGCCAGGTGCGCCAGGGCTATCGCGTGGTGGTCGACCCGCCGCTGTACGCCAACCGCATCCACGCCGACGACGCCGCCGGGTTGTTGGCCTTTCTGCTGGAAGCGGATCGTCAGGGCAAAACCCTCGACGACTGCTACATCGGCGTCGACAACGCCCCTGCTGCACTGGCCGAGGTGGTGGGCTGGTTGCGCGAATACATGGGCGTCACCGACTGGGCCGAAGACGCCAGCGTGCGCCGCGCCGGCAGCAAACGCTGCAGCAACGCCCGCGCCAAGGCCCTGGGCTGGACCCCGCGCTACCCGAGCTTTCGCGAAGGCTATGCGGCGATCCTGGAAGGACGTTGCTGA
- the exbB gene encoding tonB-system energizer ExbB: MKRSLSSASPTNRSRAWGAVAALLCSLLLAPAAAFADAQTPATAPATAPAATQAPAEAVAPVVTPVAGEPAQAVAADAPEVLEADNSLGMAHDLSPWGMYQNADIIVKLVMIGLAIASIITWTIWIAKGFELMGAKRRLRGEIAALKKATTLKEASATAATEGTLANLLVHDALEEMRLSANSREKEGIKERVSFRLERLVAACGRNMSSGTGVLATIGSTAPFVGLFGTVWGIMNSFIGIAKTQTTNLAVVAPGIAEALLATALGLVAAIPAVVIYNVFARSIAGYKAQVSDASAEVLLLVSRDLDHQPTERSSQPHMVKVG, from the coding sequence ATGAAACGCTCCCTATCCTCCGCTTCGCCAACCAACCGATCTCGCGCCTGGGGTGCCGTGGCAGCGCTGTTGTGCAGCCTGTTGCTGGCACCTGCCGCCGCGTTCGCCGATGCACAGACACCGGCCACGGCCCCAGCTACCGCGCCGGCCGCCACCCAGGCCCCGGCCGAGGCCGTCGCCCCCGTTGTAACACCCGTGGCCGGCGAACCGGCCCAAGCCGTGGCAGCCGATGCCCCTGAGGTGCTCGAGGCCGACAACTCCCTGGGCATGGCCCACGACCTGTCCCCATGGGGCATGTACCAGAACGCCGACATCATCGTGAAACTGGTGATGATCGGCCTGGCCATCGCGTCGATCATCACCTGGACCATCTGGATCGCCAAGGGCTTCGAGCTGATGGGCGCCAAGCGTCGCTTGCGCGGTGAAATCGCGGCTCTGAAAAAAGCCACCACTCTCAAGGAAGCCAGCGCCACGGCAGCGACGGAAGGCACCCTCGCCAACCTGCTGGTGCACGACGCGCTCGAAGAGATGCGCCTGTCGGCCAACAGCCGCGAGAAGGAAGGCATCAAGGAACGCGTGAGCTTCCGCCTCGAACGCCTGGTGGCCGCCTGCGGTCGCAACATGAGCAGCGGCACCGGCGTACTCGCCACCATCGGGTCGACGGCGCCGTTCGTGGGCCTGTTCGGCACCGTGTGGGGCATCATGAACAGCTTCATCGGCATCGCCAAGACCCAGACCACCAACCTTGCCGTTGTCGCCCCTGGCATCGCCGAAGCCCTGTTGGCAACCGCCCTCGGGCTGGTGGCGGCCATTCCTGCCGTGGTCATCTACAACGTGTTCGCCCGCTCCATCGCCGGCTACAAGGCCCAGGTGTCCGACGCTTCGGCCGAAGTGCTGCTGCTGGTCAGCCGCGACCTCGACCACCAGCCGACCGAGCGCAGCTCGCAACCGCACATGGTGAAGGTGGGGTAA
- the exbD gene encoding TonB system transport protein ExbD, which translates to MGLHLKEGADDDLAENHEINVTPFIDVMLVLLIIFMVAAPLATVDIKVDLPASTAKPSPRPEKPVFLSVKADQRLFLGEDEVKAETLGATLDAKTQGKKDTTIFFQADKGVDYGDLMSVMDALRGAGYLKVGLVGLETAPKK; encoded by the coding sequence ATGGGCCTGCATTTGAAGGAAGGCGCAGACGACGATCTGGCCGAGAACCACGAAATCAACGTCACGCCGTTCATCGACGTGATGCTGGTGCTGTTGATCATCTTCATGGTGGCCGCCCCGCTGGCGACCGTGGACATCAAGGTTGACCTGCCGGCGTCGACGGCCAAGCCATCGCCGCGCCCGGAGAAACCGGTGTTCCTCAGCGTCAAGGCCGACCAGCGCCTGTTCCTGGGCGAAGACGAGGTCAAAGCCGAAACCCTCGGTGCCACCCTCGACGCCAAAACCCAGGGCAAAAAGGACACGACGATCTTCTTCCAGGCCGATAAGGGCGTGGACTACGGCGACCTGATGAGTGTGATGGATGCCCTGCGCGGCGCCGGCTACTTGAAGGTCGGCCTGGTCGGACTCGAGACGGCGCCGAAGAAATGA
- a CDS encoding energy transducer TonB, producing MINTRQKLTRYGASLAVVLGVHALAIALALNWTSRPPLELPPQAMMVELAPLPAPPPPAPPKVVTPPRPPEPVEELPLPKLAEAPKPEISVPKPVKPKPKPQPPKPKPVEEKKPEPPKEEPSEQKPSDTQPTQAPSEKSAQPAPGPSPAQMAAKANWQGTLLAHLAKHKKYPLRARQMNKEGTNRLRFVVDAQGNVLSYKLVDSAGTESLDQATLDMIRDAQPLPKPPADMLTNGSVEIVAPFVYSIEKRRR from the coding sequence ATGATCAACACGCGCCAAAAGCTGACGCGTTACGGCGCTAGTCTGGCGGTGGTGCTGGGCGTGCACGCGCTCGCCATTGCGCTGGCGCTGAACTGGACATCGCGCCCGCCCCTGGAATTGCCGCCCCAGGCCATGATGGTCGAGCTGGCGCCGCTTCCGGCCCCACCGCCGCCGGCACCGCCGAAAGTCGTCACGCCGCCACGACCGCCGGAGCCGGTTGAAGAGCTGCCGTTGCCGAAACTCGCCGAAGCGCCGAAGCCGGAGATCTCCGTGCCCAAGCCGGTCAAGCCCAAGCCGAAGCCTCAACCGCCCAAGCCCAAGCCCGTGGAAGAGAAAAAGCCCGAGCCGCCGAAGGAAGAGCCGTCGGAGCAGAAGCCGAGCGACACCCAGCCAACCCAGGCCCCGAGCGAAAAATCCGCGCAACCGGCCCCTGGCCCGTCGCCGGCGCAAATGGCGGCCAAGGCCAACTGGCAAGGCACGCTGCTGGCGCACCTGGCCAAGCACAAGAAGTATCCCCTCAGGGCCCGGCAGATGAACAAGGAAGGCACCAACCGCCTGCGCTTCGTGGTGGATGCCCAAGGTAACGTGCTGTCGTACAAACTGGTGGACAGCGCCGGTACGGAGTCCCTGGACCAGGCCACCCTGGACATGATCCGCGACGCCCAGCCACTGCCCAAGCCGCCGGCCGACATGCTGACCAACGGCTCCGTCGAAATCGTGGCGCCGTTTGTGTACTCCATCGAGAAACGCCGACGCTGA
- a CDS encoding IS4 family transposase, translated as MFSSTRFSQMLQALPHQLFKNAVKRCGADRYAKQFSSWDLLVTLIFGQITQASSLRALATASQSLEPHHYHLNARSMVRSTLCDALSKRSSEPFRLACEHLLQGVGRKQRKSLEAMVTLIDSTSITLRGPGFDDWTAATKTRITQGLKVHVAIDPRQTAPTYVNITAANVNDLSDALTMPLEAGITYVFDKGYCDYNWWHQIDQVGAFFVTRLKKNANVNHVEDLNRGENADFIESDEAVRFGKKHLNTRRLNHYHDQTVRRVQVRRDDHETPLILVTNDFSRSAEEIADLYKQRWQIELFFKWIKQKLKLKRYFGFSENAVRLQIYSALITYLLLLLYQQRSACSDSLSNFTIRLAHSLFERPLSDTHRGYRRQERTELKAAQGSLQL; from the coding sequence ATGTTCAGCAGCACTCGCTTTTCACAAATGCTCCAAGCACTCCCTCATCAGTTGTTCAAAAATGCAGTCAAACGCTGTGGCGCTGATCGTTATGCCAAGCAATTCAGCTCTTGGGATCTGCTCGTCACGCTGATCTTTGGTCAGATAACACAAGCCAGCAGCCTGCGCGCCTTGGCGACAGCATCGCAATCGCTGGAACCTCACCATTATCATCTCAACGCTCGCAGCATGGTTCGCTCAACGCTTTGTGATGCCTTGAGCAAACGCAGTTCAGAGCCTTTTCGGCTGGCCTGCGAGCACTTGCTGCAGGGCGTTGGCCGCAAGCAGCGCAAGTCCCTGGAAGCGATGGTCACGCTGATCGACTCGACCTCAATCACCTTGCGCGGTCCCGGCTTCGACGACTGGACCGCTGCGACGAAAACCCGCATAACACAAGGCCTGAAGGTGCATGTGGCAATTGATCCACGACAAACAGCACCCACTTACGTGAACATCACTGCCGCCAACGTCAATGACCTGAGTGACGCCCTGACCATGCCGCTTGAAGCAGGCATCACGTACGTTTTCGACAAGGGATACTGCGATTACAACTGGTGGCACCAGATTGATCAGGTGGGGGCGTTCTTCGTCACACGACTCAAAAAAAATGCCAATGTGAATCACGTAGAGGATCTGAACAGAGGGGAAAATGCCGACTTCATAGAGTCGGACGAAGCCGTGCGATTTGGCAAAAAACACCTGAATACACGACGGTTAAATCACTATCACGACCAAACCGTACGTCGGGTCCAGGTTCGTCGAGATGATCACGAAACGCCGCTGATCCTGGTGACTAATGATTTTTCACGCTCAGCTGAAGAAATTGCCGACCTGTACAAGCAGCGCTGGCAGATCGAGTTGTTCTTCAAGTGGATCAAGCAAAAACTCAAGCTCAAACGGTACTTCGGATTCTCTGAAAACGCGGTGCGTCTACAAATCTACAGCGCGCTGATCACATACCTTTTGCTGCTCCTGTATCAACAACGCTCGGCCTGCTCAGACTCACTTTCAAACTTCACTATCCGGCTGGCTCATAGCTTGTTTGAGCGCCCGCTCAGCGACACACACCGCGGATATCGAAGGCAAGAACGAACAGAGCTGAAGGCTGCCCAGGGTAGCCTTCAGCTATGA
- a CDS encoding hydrogen peroxide-inducible genes activator, whose product MTLTELRYIVTLAQEQHFGHAAERCHVSQPTLSVGVKKLEDELGVLIFERSKSAVRLTPVGEGIVAQAQKVLEQAQGIRELAQAGKNQLTAPLKVGAIYTVGPYLFPHLIPQLHRVAPQMPLYIEENFTHVLRDKLRNGELDAIIIALPFNEADVLTLPLYDEPFYVLMPAQHPWTQKKSIDAGLLNDKSLLLLGEGHCFRDQVLEACPTLTKGGEGAKHTTVESSSLETIRHMVASGLGISILPLSAVDSHHYAPGVIEVRPLSAPVPFRTVAIAWRASFPRPKAIEILADSIRLCSVAKPPAAK is encoded by the coding sequence ATGACCCTCACAGAATTACGCTACATCGTGACCCTCGCCCAAGAGCAGCACTTCGGCCATGCGGCTGAGCGTTGCCATGTCAGCCAGCCGACGCTGTCGGTGGGTGTGAAAAAGCTGGAAGACGAACTCGGTGTGCTGATTTTCGAGCGCAGCAAGAGCGCCGTGCGCCTGACGCCGGTGGGTGAAGGCATCGTTGCCCAGGCGCAGAAAGTGCTTGAGCAGGCCCAGGGCATCCGCGAGTTGGCCCAGGCCGGCAAGAACCAGCTGACCGCTCCGCTGAAGGTCGGCGCCATCTACACCGTCGGCCCGTACCTGTTCCCGCACCTGATCCCACAACTGCATCGGGTTGCTCCGCAGATGCCGTTGTACATCGAAGAAAACTTCACCCACGTGCTGCGGGACAAACTGCGCAACGGCGAGCTGGACGCGATCATCATCGCCCTGCCCTTCAACGAAGCCGACGTGCTGACCCTGCCGCTCTACGACGAGCCGTTCTACGTGTTGATGCCGGCCCAGCACCCCTGGACCCAGAAAAAGTCCATCGACGCCGGCCTGCTCAACGACAAGAGCTTGCTGTTGCTTGGCGAAGGCCACTGCTTCCGCGACCAGGTGCTCGAAGCCTGCCCGACCCTGACCAAGGGCGGCGAAGGCGCCAAGCACACCACGGTGGAATCCAGTTCCCTGGAGACCATCCGCCACATGGTCGCATCGGGCCTGGGCATTTCGATCCTGCCGCTGTCGGCGGTGGACAGCCATCACTACGCCCCAGGCGTGATCGAAGTCCGTCCGCTGTCGGCGCCCGTGCCGTTCCGCACCGTTGCCATCGCCTGGCGCGCCAGCTTCCCGCGACCCAAGGCCATCGAGATTCTCGCTGACTCGATCCGCCTGTGCTCCGTGGCCAAGCCGCCCGCCGCCAAGTAA
- the recG gene encoding ATP-dependent DNA helicase RecG — translation MTELSNVPVTTLKGVGEAMAEKLAKVGLENLQDVLFHLPLRYQDRTRVVPIGHLRPGQDAVIEGTVSGADVVMGRRRSLVVRLQDGTGGLSLRFYHFSNAQKEGLKRGTRVRCYGEARPGASGLEIYHPEYRAITGDEPPPVAETLTPVYPLTEGLTQQRLRQLCQQTLTLLGPSSLPDWLPKELARDYQLAPLADAIRYLHHPPADADVEELALGHHWAQHRLAFEELLTHQLSQQRLRESLRSLRAPAMPKARDLPARYLANLGFTPTGAQQRVGNEIAYDLSQPEPMLRLIQGDVGAGKTVVAALAALQALEAGYQVALMAPTEILAEQHFITFQRWLEPLGIEVAWLAGKLKGKNRTAALAQIAEGAPMVVGTHALFQDEVQFKNLALVIIDEQHRFGVQQRLALRQKGVGGRMCPHQLIMTATPIPRTLAMSAYADLDTSILDELPPGRTPVNTVLVTDTRRVEVIERVRSACAEGRQAYWVCTLIEESEELTCQAAETTYEDLTAALGELKVGLIHGRMKPAEKAAVMAEFKAGALQLLVATTVIEVGVDVPNASLMIIENPERLGLAQLHQLRGRVGRGSAASHCVLLYHPPLSQIGRQRLGIMRETNDGFVIAEKDLELRGPGEMLGTRQTGLLQFKVADLMRDADLLPAVRDAAQALLERWPDHVSPLLDRWLRHGQQYGQV, via the coding sequence ATGACTGAGCTGTCCAACGTACCGGTCACGACACTCAAGGGTGTCGGTGAAGCCATGGCCGAGAAACTGGCCAAGGTCGGTCTGGAAAACCTCCAGGACGTGCTGTTTCACCTGCCGCTGCGGTACCAGGACCGCACCCGCGTGGTACCCATCGGCCATTTGCGGCCGGGCCAGGATGCGGTGATCGAAGGCACCGTCAGCGGCGCCGATGTGGTCATGGGCCGCCGTCGCAGCCTGGTGGTGCGCCTGCAGGACGGCACCGGCGGGCTCAGCCTGCGCTTCTATCACTTCAGCAATGCACAGAAAGAAGGCCTCAAGCGCGGCACCCGCGTGCGCTGCTACGGCGAGGCGCGGCCCGGCGCGTCGGGGCTGGAGATCTATCACCCGGAATACCGCGCCATCACCGGCGACGAACCACCGCCGGTGGCCGAAACCCTGACCCCGGTCTACCCGCTTACCGAAGGCCTGACCCAACAACGCCTGCGCCAGCTCTGCCAGCAGACCCTGACCCTGCTGGGCCCCAGCAGCCTGCCCGACTGGCTGCCCAAGGAGTTGGCCCGGGATTATCAACTGGCGCCGCTGGCCGATGCGATCCGTTACCTGCACCATCCGCCGGCCGACGCCGATGTCGAAGAACTGGCCCTCGGTCATCACTGGGCCCAGCACCGGCTGGCCTTCGAAGAACTGCTGACCCATCAACTGTCGCAACAGCGCCTGCGCGAAAGCCTGCGCTCGCTGCGCGCCCCGGCCATGCCCAAGGCTCGGGACTTGCCAGCGCGCTACCTGGCCAACCTGGGTTTCACGCCCACCGGCGCCCAACAGCGGGTCGGCAACGAAATCGCCTACGACCTGAGCCAGCCCGAGCCGATGCTGCGGCTGATCCAGGGCGACGTGGGCGCCGGCAAGACCGTGGTCGCCGCCCTCGCCGCGCTCCAGGCCCTGGAGGCCGGTTATCAGGTGGCGCTGATGGCGCCCACCGAGATCCTCGCCGAGCAGCACTTCATCACCTTCCAGCGCTGGCTCGAACCCTTGGGCATCGAAGTCGCCTGGCTGGCCGGCAAGCTCAAGGGCAAGAACCGCACCGCCGCCCTGGCGCAGATCGCCGAAGGCGCGCCGATGGTGGTAGGCACCCATGCGTTGTTCCAGGACGAAGTGCAGTTCAAGAACCTGGCCCTGGTGATCATCGACGAACAGCACCGCTTCGGCGTGCAACAGCGCCTGGCCCTGCGCCAGAAAGGCGTAGGCGGGCGGATGTGCCCGCATCAGTTGATCATGACCGCCACGCCGATTCCGCGAACCCTGGCCATGAGCGCCTACGCCGACCTCGACACCTCGATCCTCGACGAACTACCCCCCGGGCGCACCCCGGTCAACACCGTGCTGGTCACCGACACGCGGCGGGTCGAGGTAATCGAGCGGGTGCGCAGCGCTTGTGCCGAGGGGCGACAGGCCTACTGGGTCTGTACGTTGATCGAGGAATCCGAAGAGCTGACCTGCCAGGCCGCCGAAACCACATACGAAGACCTCACTGCCGCCCTGGGCGAGTTGAAAGTCGGGTTGATCCACGGACGCATGAAACCCGCCGAAAAAGCCGCTGTCATGGCCGAATTCAAGGCCGGCGCCCTGCAATTGCTGGTCGCCACCACGGTCATCGAAGTCGGTGTGGACGTGCCCAACGCCAGCCTGATGATCATCGAAAACCCCGAGCGCCTGGGCCTCGCGCAGTTGCACCAACTGCGCGGCCGGGTCGGTCGGGGCAGCGCCGCCAGCCATTGCGTGCTGCTGTACCACCCGCCGCTGTCGCAGATCGGCCGTCAGCGCCTGGGCATCATGCGAGAAACCAACGACGGGTTCGTCATCGCCGAAAAAGACCTCGAATTGCGCGGCCCGGGTGAAATGCTCGGCACGCGCCAGACCGGTCTGCTTCAATTCAAGGTAGCCGACCTGATGCGCGACGCCGATCTGCTCCCTGCGGTACGCGACGCCGCCCAGGCTCTGCTGGAACGCTGGCCCGATCACGTCAGCCCGCTGCTGGACCGCTGGCTGCGCCATGGGCAGCAATACGGCCAAGTGTGA
- a CDS encoding aminoacyl-tRNA deacylase and HDOD domain-containing protein, protein MTEAALAPEIPHAPSVIRQLLEKSGIGFDEVIERPSLNPARKVQAVLLHDAVGALMVLFPQSQLLDLNRLAELTGRKLTAVPTERLERMLGKHSLSLLPGLPALTSSPCLYEEGLLREPKLLISSGEPGVLLEVTSEAFKTMLTKASAATFGEPVNNITPNLDRPHDDRAEITQAVQAFTARRIQQRLEETIEIPPLAETAQKIIKLRVDPDATIDDITGVVETDPALAAQVVSWAASPYYASPGKIRSVEDAIVRVLGFDLVINLALGLALGKTLSLPKDHPQHATPYWQQSIYTAAVIEGLTRAMPRAQRPEGGLTYLSGLLHNFGYLLLAHVFPPHFSLICRHLEVNPHLCHSYVEQHLLGISREQIGAWLMRYWDMPDELATALRFQHDPHYDGEYAAYPNLVCLAVRLLRARSVGSGPDEEIPDALLERVGLTREKANDVVSKVLEAEVLLRELASQFHG, encoded by the coding sequence ATGACTGAAGCTGCCCTCGCCCCCGAAATTCCGCACGCTCCGTCAGTTATTCGGCAGTTGCTCGAGAAATCAGGCATCGGCTTTGACGAAGTGATCGAGCGACCGAGCCTGAACCCCGCCCGCAAGGTGCAGGCAGTTCTGCTGCACGACGCCGTCGGCGCGCTCATGGTGCTGTTTCCACAAAGCCAGCTCCTGGACCTCAACCGCCTGGCCGAACTCACCGGTCGCAAGCTCACGGCGGTGCCGACCGAACGTCTGGAGCGCATGCTCGGCAAACACAGCCTGAGCCTGCTGCCCGGCCTGCCGGCGCTGACCAGCTCACCTTGCCTGTATGAAGAAGGCCTGCTGCGCGAACCGAAGCTGCTGATCAGTTCAGGCGAGCCGGGGGTGTTGCTGGAAGTCACCAGCGAGGCCTTCAAGACCATGCTCACCAAGGCCAGCGCCGCGACGTTCGGCGAACCCGTGAACAATATCACCCCCAACCTGGACCGCCCGCACGACGACCGCGCGGAAATCACCCAGGCCGTGCAAGCCTTCACCGCACGACGGATCCAGCAACGGCTTGAAGAAACCATCGAGATTCCGCCACTGGCGGAAACCGCGCAAAAAATCATCAAGCTGCGGGTCGACCCCGACGCCACCATCGATGACATCACCGGTGTCGTCGAAACCGACCCGGCCCTGGCCGCGCAGGTGGTCAGCTGGGCCGCCTCGCCGTACTACGCCTCGCCGGGCAAGATCCGGTCGGTGGAAGACGCCATCGTCCGGGTGCTGGGCTTCGACCTGGTGATCAACCTGGCGCTGGGCCTGGCCCTGGGCAAGACCCTGAGCCTGCCCAAGGACCACCCGCAACACGCCACGCCGTACTGGCAGCAGTCGATCTACACGGCCGCCGTCATCGAAGGCCTGACCCGCGCCATGCCCCGCGCCCAGCGCCCGGAAGGTGGCCTGACGTACCTGTCCGGCCTGCTGCACAATTTCGGCTACTTGCTGCTGGCCCACGTGTTCCCACCGCACTTCTCGTTGATCTGCCGCCACCTGGAGGTCAACCCGCATCTGTGCCACAGCTACGTGGAACAGCACCTGCTGGGCATCAGCCGCGAACAGATCGGCGCCTGGCTGATGCGCTACTGGGACATGCCCGACGAACTGGCCACCGCCCTGCGCTTCCAGCACGACCCGCACTACGACGGCGAATACGCCGCCTATCCGAACCTGGTCTGCCTGGCCGTGCGCCTGCTACGGGCCCGCAGCGTCGGCTCCGGCCCGGATGAGGAAATCCCCGATGCGCTGCTCGAACGTGTGGGCTTGACGCGGGAGAAGGCTAACGACGTGGTGAGCAAAGTGCTGGAGGCTGAGGTGTTGTTGCGGGAGTTGGCTTCGCAGTTTCATGGCTGA
- a CDS encoding helicase — MKFRFLLWMLGLLMSKASRTNPAFQQQLGDKELVFQLQTLDGKVARHFTVKNQRITSHSGTYPTPAFAIAFKDAAYGFATMQAKNKQLAFMNGIQDKSIQIKGNPALVIWFQGLMRYLKPKKAKPTA, encoded by the coding sequence ATGAAATTTCGTTTTCTGCTGTGGATGCTGGGGTTATTGATGAGCAAGGCCAGCCGGACCAATCCGGCGTTCCAGCAACAATTGGGCGACAAGGAACTGGTATTCCAGCTGCAAACCCTGGATGGCAAAGTCGCCCGGCATTTCACCGTGAAAAATCAGCGCATCACCAGCCACTCCGGCACTTACCCCACCCCGGCTTTCGCCATCGCCTTCAAGGACGCCGCCTACGGCTTCGCCACGATGCAGGCCAAGAACAAGCAACTGGCATTCATGAACGGGATTCAGGACAAGTCGATCCAGATCAAGGGCAACCCGGCGCTGGTGATCTGGTTCCAGGGGTTGATGCGGTATCTGAAGCCGAAAAAGGCCAAGCCCACGGCTTGA
- a CDS encoding DUF6124 family protein, whose protein sequence is MFKVTPNPPNSAKSRVEALETKKHEDAATRALDYYLNPQPSPPEADKHQLFIVAPHIDTETLLANASEDLLSISTIAADLAEDVDDSRRCVALAISRMADGVQLLVERALDRLEAQEAVALGGKG, encoded by the coding sequence ATGTTCAAAGTAACTCCGAATCCGCCGAACTCGGCAAAGTCCCGCGTCGAAGCCCTCGAAACAAAAAAACACGAGGACGCCGCCACCCGCGCCCTTGACTACTACCTCAACCCCCAACCCTCCCCGCCTGAAGCCGACAAGCACCAGCTCTTCATCGTCGCCCCCCACATCGACACTGAAACCCTGCTGGCCAATGCCTCTGAGGACCTGCTGTCCATCAGCACCATTGCCGCCGACCTGGCCGAAGACGTCGACGACTCACGCCGCTGCGTAGCCCTGGCGATCAGTCGCATGGCGGATGGGGTTCAATTGTTGGTTGAGCGGGCGCTGGATCGTTTGGAGGCGCAGGAGGCCGTGGCGCTGGGAGGCAAGGGGTAA
- the tagQ gene encoding type VI secretion system-associated lipoprotein TagQ — protein sequence MLFSRKPSASVSKRHLLMVAVGFSTVLTGCATSPTSKVASSTKVEYYPNCYEPVQHLRSTEGNMTQSVITGAAVGAVGGALLGALSGDSDSRGRNAAIGAAGGALAGGAVGYYNERQKQIADDNQRIASYAADVNKRVGDIDRSTAYAKASQQCYQSAFSKLVADRKAKTVNDTEGRKRLAEIVAGLKESNDLIVAVNGKASEDLNNYTQAYEKDLQQVGVQRTDVVTVATADTTPVVAPTTKTKKAVKPAKKPVLPTVPKEAVTTEKTLQTAKAKQDESKQVASAGTTQVNSMCKNPDLGDWAPVPCPNV from the coding sequence ATGCTTTTCTCCCGTAAACCTTCTGCTTCGGTTTCCAAGCGTCACTTGCTGATGGTCGCTGTCGGCTTCAGCACCGTACTGACCGGTTGCGCGACGTCGCCGACGTCCAAGGTCGCGTCGAGCACCAAGGTCGAGTACTACCCTAACTGCTACGAGCCGGTGCAACACCTGCGCTCCACCGAAGGCAACATGACCCAGTCGGTCATCACCGGCGCAGCCGTTGGTGCGGTGGGCGGTGCCTTGCTGGGTGCCCTGTCCGGCGACTCCGATAGCCGTGGCCGCAACGCCGCCATCGGCGCCGCAGGCGGTGCCCTCGCGGGCGGCGCAGTGGGTTACTACAACGAGCGCCAGAAGCAGATCGCCGATGACAACCAGCGCATCGCCTCCTACGCCGCTGACGTCAACAAGCGTGTGGGCGACATCGACCGCAGCACCGCCTACGCCAAGGCGTCGCAGCAGTGCTACCAGAGTGCGTTCAGCAAACTGGTCGCCGATCGCAAGGCCAAGACCGTCAACGACACCGAGGGCCGCAAGCGCCTGGCGGAAATCGTTGCGGGCCTGAAGGAGTCCAACGACCTGATCGTCGCGGTCAACGGCAAAGCCTCCGAAGACCTGAACAACTACACCCAGGCCTACGAGAAAGACCTGCAGCAAGTGGGTGTGCAGCGCACTGACGTGGTCACCGTGGCAACCGCCGACACCACGCCGGTTGTGGCGCCGACGACCAAGACCAAGAAAGCCGTGAAACCGGCGAAAAAACCTGTGCTGCCAACCGTGCCGAAAGAAGCGGTCACCACCGAGAAAACCCTGCAGACCGCCAAGGCCAAGCAGGATGAAAGCAAGCAGGTCGCCAGCGCCGGCACCACTCAGGTCAACAGCATGTGCAAGAACCCGGACCTGGGCGACTGGGCACCGGTGCCTTGCCCGAATGTTTGA